The DNA sequence GTGGTAGATTGCTTTAAGTTCATCATCTATATCGTTTAGCTCATTAGGTATTTCAGTCTTTATGCAAATCATAGAATTTTTTTAAAATTATTATAAAGAATTGTAGAATAATTGTTCATATCATTCATATTATCTTTTGCTGATTGATCAAATTTTTCTAAAGCGTTATTACCAAACTGATCCTCTAAAGCTTTCTTGTATTCAGGAACACATCCCCATTCATTGACTGTTGTATCTTTTATTTCTATATGAAATTGAATTCCGTAAGCGTGGTTTTGATATTTAAATATTTGATATTTAGTAATTGGAGAGGAAGCCAATAAAGTTATATCATTATTGTTTTCAATACCTTGAACCTCATAAGAATGCCATTGTAAACTTTTTATCTTATCAGGAAATTGTGAAAACAAATTATCGTTTTCTTTTTCTTTAGAAAAATCAATATCCATAATACCAATTTCTGCAGGATTTGATTTAACAACTTTACCACCCACTACCTCTCCTAATAATTGACAACCTAAACAAAAACCTAAATAAGGTTTTTTTAAATCTACAACAAACTCTTTGATTTTTTTCTTTTCTTCAATTAGCCATGGGTATTCCTTTTCCATATAGGTATCCATTGGTCCTCCCATACAAAACATTCCATCAAATTTACTAAGATCTTCTGGTATTTTTTCACCTTCGTCTAACTCTATTGTGGTTAAATTAAATCCATCAGATAGCATTAAATCTTTAATGTAGCCTGGATCCTCTATTTTAATATGTTGTAGTACAATTATATTCACTATGATTAACTTAGCTTAGAACACTTTTTGGAACAATATTTTACTCTATCCCAATTAAGTTTCCATTTTTTTCGCCACGTAAATGGTCTTTTGCATACAGGGCATATTTTTGAGGGTAAGTTTTGTTTTTTCAATTTAATATTCTTTAAAATTTTTATTCCAAAGATCTAAAGCTTCATCCCAATTTGGAATATGATCGCTTTCATAACCATATGTAGAACCTGTTGCAATTGCTCTAAAATTTCTCATTGCTTTTGAATGCTCTGTTCCATTTAAATATTTAACCATCAGCTTTCTATCTTTCCAAGCTGTTAAAGTATGCTGGTATCCGTTAAATGGCTTTGTTTCACAAAATATGTTTCCTTCAGCTTTTTGTGCTGCCCTAAAAGATGGGATTGCCAACAACCAAAATCTTAATTTTGAAAAAAAATTTTTTGGTTTTAGACCAGTTATTGCAATGTACATAATAATCTAATTAAAAAATTTTATCTTTGTTTAATATATTTTGAGGATCTAAAAGTTTTTTTATTTTTTTCATTATCTCTATTTCCTTAACACTTTTGGTTTTTTTAAAATCATCTTTTTTTAAAATTCCTATTCCATGTTCTGCACTTACAGATCCTTTAAACTCAATTATTAAATTGTTTATTATTTTTTTTATTTTTTTTTCAAATTTATAAAAATCTTTTTGTAAATTTTCAGGTTCTATTAGGTTGAAATGAATATTAGAGTCTCCCAAATGACCAAAAATATGAAATTTAATTCCAGGTAATAATTTATTTATTTGCTCTTTTGACTTTTTTAAAAATATATCCATATAATTTATTGGAACAGAAATATCAAAACCAAGAAGTTTACCCTCTATTTTCTGAGCTTCAGTTAAAGATTCTCTAAATTTCCAAAAATCAATATTTTCTTTTTCATTTTGACCAAGCAAAAATTCAACGCAATTTTTTTCTTGGTCTATGAAAAATTGCTCTAAATTTTCCATATATTTTTCTGATCTATCAAAATAAATAAACTTAATTAATAAATAATAATTAGTTTTTTTTTTAAAAAACCTTTTATTTAATAAATTGTGTTTCAAACAAAGTTCGAAAGATAGGTCTGAAATAAACTCAATTCTTTCAATTTTATCTCCAAAATTTTTTCTTACATATTTAAAAATATTTATGACATTCTCAAAATTTGCAATTGATATAAAACAAGTAGATTCATTTACAGGTTTAGGAAAAATTTTTATTCTTGCCTTTGTGATAATACCTAATGTTCCTTCAGAACCACAAAAAATATCCTTTAAATTGTAACCTGTATTATCTTTAATTAAATTAGAGCCAAGCGTTAAAATATCTCCATTTGATAATACAACCTCTAAAGCTAAAATATTTTCTCTAATTGAACCATATTTAATAACATTCATTCCACCTGCGTTAGTTGATATTGCTCCACCA is a window from the Candidatus Pelagibacter ubique HIMB140 genome containing:
- a CDS encoding DUF2256 domain-containing protein, with the translated sequence MKKQNLPSKICPVCKRPFTWRKKWKLNWDRVKYCSKKCSKLS
- a CDS encoding type 1 glutamine amidotransferase translates to MNIIVLQHIKIEDPGYIKDLMLSDGFNLTTIELDEGEKIPEDLSKFDGMFCMGGPMDTYMEKEYPWLIEEKKKIKEFVVDLKKPYLGFCLGCQLLGEVVGGKVVKSNPAEIGIMDIDFSKEKENDNLFSQFPDKIKSLQWHSYEVQGIENNNDITLLASSPITKYQIFKYQNHAYGIQFHIEIKDTTVNEWGCVPEYKKALEDQFGNNALEKFDQSAKDNMNDMNNYSTILYNNFKKIL
- a CDS encoding FAD-binding oxidoreductase, with the protein product MKNDKIEKKLKSISKYITYSEDKELNKKYSSDWRGRFTKISLGVIFPKTTKEVSKIVKLAKTYNIKLIPQGGNTGLVGGTAPSKNRNQIILNLEKMNQILEIDEQNLSVELEAGVILQHAISKLEDKDYTFPLNMSSIGSAQVGGAISTNAGGMNVIKYGSIRENILALEVVLSNGDILTLGSNLIKDNTGYNLKDIFCGSEGTLGIITKARIKIFPKPVNESTCFISIANFENVINIFKYVRKNFGDKIERIEFISDLSFELCLKHNLLNKRFFKKKTNYYLLIKFIYFDRSEKYMENLEQFFIDQEKNCVEFLLGQNEKENIDFWKFRESLTEAQKIEGKLLGFDISVPINYMDIFLKKSKEQINKLLPGIKFHIFGHLGDSNIHFNLIEPENLQKDFYKFEKKIKKIINNLIIEFKGSVSAEHGIGILKKDDFKKTKSVKEIEIMKKIKKLLDPQNILNKDKIF